A region of the Candidatus Pelagibacter ubique HTCC1062 genome:
AATGCCATACAAGGAAGCCCAGACTAGAAAAAATAAAACTACAATATAAAAAAAGTAAGCAAAGTAATGCCAAAATTTAATATTAAAAAATGACATAAAAATCATCATTGTGAAAAAAATTAAAAATTTTGAAATATGACTTTTGCTATGAAATAAGATTTGCCCCCCATCGGTTGAGTACATGGACAAAGCACTAATTAACCCAAGCAATAAAATACAAATTAACAAAATGTAATCAAAATTTCTTAATTTTTGAAAAAAAGTGGGTTGTGTATTAAATGAATTGTATTGCATTTATATTTTTAAATCATTTTGTTTAGTTTGTTTCTCTCTTAGCTCATGTCTATCTATAATTAATTTAAACAGTTTTTTTGCAATCGGTGCAGCAGCTGAACTACCTGATCCACCATGCTCTATAACAATACTTAATGCGTATCTTGGATTCTTATATGGACCAAACGCTATATATAAAGCGTGATCCCTCTCATTATATGGAATTTCAGAGGTACTTAAATCAAGTTCTCTTGCAGCTTCAGTTATTCTTTTAACCTGTGATGTTCCTGTCTTTCCAGCAAATTGGTATTTGGGATCTTCGATACGTGAATTATAAGAAGTCCCTCTGACCTCATTTGTAGATGCAAACATCGCTTCACGAACTAAGTTTATATTTTTAGAATTTTTAAATAAGGTTTCATGTTCCTTTTTATCTAAAAACCCTAAAAGTTCTTCTGTTGTATCTTTTAATCCACTGTCTTTTTTATTTAATTGTCTTCTATTTTCATTCATTATGAATCTAATTTCTTCTGCAGTTTTACTATCCTCTTCTACTATTATTTTTGGATAAATCTTAAATCCTCCATTTGCAAGCTGAGCTGTCATTTGACATAATTGTAGAGGTGTTGTTTGAGTATAGCCTTGTCCAATACCTGTGATTAATGTTTCACCTATAACCCAACCTTTTCCTAAATTATTTTTTTTCCATTTGGTGTCAGGAATTAACCCTTTTTTCTCAATACTAAATGTTTCATTTAAAACTTTTTCACCAAGGCCAAATTTTATAGATGTTTCTTTTAATCGATCTACACCAAGTTTTCTCGCAATCTCATAAAAATATGTATCACAAGACTGCTTCATTGCGCTCTTTAAATCTACAATGCCATGTCCTCTTTTTTTCCAGCAATGATAAGTTTGTCCATACATTTCAATTTTTCCTGTACAGTTAACTTTGAAATTTTCATCAATAATTTTATTTTCTAGTGCTGATAAAGCTACCATTGGTTTGAATGTTGAGCCTGGTGAATACAAACCAGATAAAGTTTTATTAACTAATGGTTTTAATGGATTGTTTCTAATTAACTGCCAGTCATCTTGATTAATTCCAAAAAGAAATAAATTAGGGTCAAATGATGGTGATGACTGCATAGCAATTATATCACCCGTATAAATATCCATTATACTTATTGAGCCAGCTACACCTTTTAAAAGCTCATTACAAAACTTTTGAATTTCTGTATCTACAGTGAGTTTAATTGTTTTGCCATTTAATCCATCGGTATGATCAAGTTGGCTAATTCTTTTTCCATAGGCATTAACTTCATACCTTTGGATACCATTCGTACCAATTAATTCATCTTCAAAAGTTTTTTCTAAACCATTTTTTCCCACTTTGAGACCTGGTACATGTGTACTTCTTATAATTTCATTATTTAGAATATCTTTTTCACTCGCTTCACTAACATAGCCCAAGACATGTGTATAACTTTCACTAAAGGGATAGTTTCGTGATACAGATAGAACTGGTTTGGCTCCTACTAAATCGTGCAAGTAATAATTAACTTTTGTAAACTGCTCCCATGTTAAATTTTTAGAAATGATTATAGTTTCCCAAGGTTTTTGTTTATTTTTTTGGTCTATTATTTTTTTAAAATCATTATTACTAATATTTAAAATTTCTTTTAACCTTACCATCAAATATTTAAAATCTTCTACTTCTTCAGGAATAACATGAAGTTGATATACTTTTAAATTACCAGCAATAACATTTTCAAAATAATCTAAAAACTCACCTCTAATTGGAGGTAATTTCCATTCACGTAATCTATTTTTGTCAGATAGAGTTAAATATTTTTTATTCTCTGTAATTTGTAATGAAAATAATCGAGTAATTATTCCAGTAAATACAATAATCTTAGCAGCACTAATAATAAACATTCTTCTATTAATGGTTTGAACTTTTTTTACACCAAAATCTTCACCCAGCATTATTATTTCTCACTACATAATTTTCAAAAAAATTAAATAAATTTGAAAATAAAAAATAAAACAAAAAAGTGAATACCATATTTATTATTTGGTCAAAATAATTTAACTCATAATTAAAAATAAATTTTAAAGATAAAAACAATAATGAATTTATAATTAAAATTGTTAAAAGAAAAAATATACCATCTTTTAGTAAACTTGGTCTTAAAGTGATATTTCTAAGATAGGATGCTGCTACACAAAGTATTAGATACATTAAGCTGCTTAATCCAATTGGAGTTCCTATCACAACATCGTTAAACAAACCTGCAATAAAAATATAAGTATATCCTAAACTTTCAGTTTTTTTTAGACTGTAGTAAAAAATTAAAATATATGAAAAATTAAATGAAAAATATTTTAAACCTGAATAATTAAAATCATAATCATTTAAAACAGATACAAAAAGTAAAATTACGGGTACTTTTAATAATATTATTCTAATAAAATTTTTATTTCTTAACCCTGTCATTTGTTCTCACTTTTTTTAAATGAAACAACTTTTACAAATTTTAATTGAGAAAAATCTGAAAAAAAATCTACTTTTTTTTCATCACTCAAGTTATTAATATTCATTCTTCCTATAGGTATTCCAGCCTTGAATAAGCTGCCTGCTCCAGAAGTGTAAATAACAGACTCATTTTTGATATCCTCATATTTTTTGCTATACTGAATTACCCCATAATCTTTACCCGTCCCTGAAAGTATAGAAATTACTGTGTTCGGTTCTACTATGACTGGAATTTTACTATTCAAATCTGAAAGTAATAATACCCTAGATGATGAATAGTTAACCTCAACAATTTTTCCAACAAGATATTCACCATCTATTACAACCATTCCAAGGTTTACTTTATGTTTACTGCCTTTGTTAATGATGATTGATCTTAAGTAAGGACTACTTTTATCACTTAAAACTTTAGCAATTATAGTGTCTGATTTAACCAAATGATCATCAACAATATTTTTTAATCTTTGGTTTTCTGAAATTATAAATTCATTTAATAAATCTTTGGCTTTTAAAATCTCTAGTTCAGACTTAATTTTTTCATTTTCCTTATAAAGTTTTTTATGATTTTGGATTGTAAGATAACTATCTTTTAATAAATTTTCTGGCACAGAAACTATAAAAGACGATCTATAAACTACTTCCTTAATGCCTATTTTTACATAGTTTATAATTTTAAAATTAAAACTGCCCAAAATTAAAAAAAATATAGAAAAAAATATTAAACTTAATAATGAGAATCTTTGCTGTGTTCCTTTTTTTAAAAAAGCAGATCTTAATGCAATTACAAAATCATCTCTGCTTGTTTCCATTATTTCTAATACTCAGATAACATAGTAGAGAATGTTTCTTCTTGCTCTAGCGCTTTTCCTGTCCCAATTGCAACACATGCTAAAGGATCATCTGCTATAAAAACTGGCAATCCAGTTTCTTTTGAGAATCTTTTATCAATATTTTTTAATAAAGCTCCACCGCCTGTTAAAGTTAAACCCATATCCACTAAATCAGCTGATAATTCAGGAGGAGTATTTTCCAGAGCATCTTTTATCCCATTCACCATTTCTTTTAAAATATCATTTAAAGCTTCTGCTGTATCTTCTTCAGTAATATTTACTTCTTTAGGTGTTCCTGATCTTAAATCTCTACCTTTAACAGCATAAGTGTTGCTGTTCGATGGTATAGCTGTACCAATTTCTTTTTTTATTTTTTCAGCAGTACTATCTCCAATCATTAAATTGTATTCTTTTCTCATATAATTAACTAATGCTGTATCCATTGCATCTCCAGCAACTCTTAAAGATTTAGAATAAACAAGACCACCTAGTGACATAACGGCTATCTCTGTAGTACCTCCACCAATATCAACAACCATTGATCC
Encoded here:
- the mrdA gene encoding penicillin-binding protein 2, whose translation is MLGEDFGVKKVQTINRRMFIISAAKIIVFTGIITRLFSLQITENKKYLTLSDKNRLREWKLPPIRGEFLDYFENVIAGNLKVYQLHVIPEEVEDFKYLMVRLKEILNISNNDFKKIIDQKNKQKPWETIIISKNLTWEQFTKVNYYLHDLVGAKPVLSVSRNYPFSESYTHVLGYVSEASEKDILNNEIIRSTHVPGLKVGKNGLEKTFEDELIGTNGIQRYEVNAYGKRISQLDHTDGLNGKTIKLTVDTEIQKFCNELLKGVAGSISIMDIYTGDIIAMQSSPSFDPNLFLFGINQDDWQLIRNNPLKPLVNKTLSGLYSPGSTFKPMVALSALENKIIDENFKVNCTGKIEMYGQTYHCWKKRGHGIVDLKSAMKQSCDTYFYEIARKLGVDRLKETSIKFGLGEKVLNETFSIEKKGLIPDTKWKKNNLGKGWVIGETLITGIGQGYTQTTPLQLCQMTAQLANGGFKIYPKIIVEEDSKTAEEIRFIMNENRRQLNKKDSGLKDTTEELLGFLDKKEHETLFKNSKNINLVREAMFASTNEVRGTSYNSRIEDPKYQFAGKTGTSQVKRITEAARELDLSTSEIPYNERDHALYIAFGPYKNPRYALSIVIEHGGSGSSAAAPIAKKLFKLIIDRHELREKQTKQNDLKI
- the mreC gene encoding rod shape-determining protein MreC yields the protein METSRDDFVIALRSAFLKKGTQQRFSLLSLIFFSIFFLILGSFNFKIINYVKIGIKEVVYRSSFIVSVPENLLKDSYLTIQNHKKLYKENEKIKSELEILKAKDLLNEFIISENQRLKNIVDDHLVKSDTIIAKVLSDKSSPYLRSIIINKGSKHKVNLGMVVIDGEYLVGKIVEVNYSSSRVLLLSDLNSKIPVIVEPNTVISILSGTGKDYGVIQYSKKYEDIKNESVIYTSGAGSLFKAGIPIGRMNINNLSDEKKVDFFSDFSQLKFVKVVSFKKSENK
- a CDS encoding rod shape-determining protein — encoded protein: MANWFKNLSSIWSQDMAIDLGTANTLVVLKGQGVVLNEPSVVAIADNNGKKTVLAVGDEAKTMLGRTPGNISAIRPLRDGVIADFIVTEEMIKHFIKKVHKNKTFANPRILICVPTGSTPVERKAIQDSALAAGARRVQLIEEPIAAAIGAGLPISEATGSMVVDIGGGTTEIAVMSLGGLVYSKSLRVAGDAMDTALVNYMRKEYNLMIGDSTAEKIKKEIGTAIPSNSNTYAVKGRDLRSGTPKEVNITEEDTAEALNDILKEMVNGIKDALENTPPELSADLVDMGLTLTGGGALLKNIDKRFSKETGLPVFIADDPLACVAIGTGKALEQEETFSTMLSEY